One genomic segment of Humidesulfovibrio mexicanus includes these proteins:
- a CDS encoding DUF485 domain-containing protein yields MKRDAQAIIDSPEFKHLVATKGTVSAILTIVMLGAYFGFILVLAFNKALLSTLMADGLSVGIPVGLFVILLAWGLTGVYVFWANDKYDGRVNAIRQALKRSE; encoded by the coding sequence ATGAAACGCGATGCGCAAGCCATCATCGACTCGCCCGAATTCAAGCACCTTGTGGCCACAAAGGGCACGGTCTCGGCAATCCTGACCATCGTCATGCTGGGAGCCTACTTCGGATTCATCCTGGTCCTGGCCTTCAACAAGGCGCTGCTGTCCACACTTATGGCCGACGGCCTGTCCGTGGGCATTCCCGTGGGCCTCTTCGTCATCCTGCTCGCCTGGGGCCTTACCGGGGTCTACGTGTTCTGGGCCAACGACAAATACGACGGCAGGGTGAACGCGATCCGCCAGGCCCTCAAAAGGAGCGAATAA
- a CDS encoding sodium:solute symporter family transporter, producing the protein MDTFTTTIGEPNLVSILFFFVFISVTLGITYYAAKRTKTTAEFYTAGGGISGFQNGLALAGDYMSAASFLGIAGLVSLKGYDGLIYSIGFLVGWPLIMFLIAEPLRNLGKYTFADVVAYRLSQKPIRIAASVGSLMTVCFYLIAQMVGSGSLIKMMFGLPYEVAIVFVGAVMIAYVLFGGMLATTWVQIIKAVLLLGGATVLVLMVLAKFGMNPVNLFAAAQAKYGAQVLAPGGLVSNPWDAVSLGLALMFGTAGLPHILMRFYTVPDAKAARKSVFVATGFIAFFYILTFIIGFGAMVLVGQDVISGVDKGGNMAALLLAEVSGGTMFLGFIAAVAFATILAVVAGLTLAGATTLSHDLYVNVFRSGRANEQEEVRVAKAATLGLGVLAVALGLAFKGQNVAFMVGLAFAIAASANFPALLLSITWRKFSTFGAVCSIVTGTTLAVVLIIFSPTVWVDILKNPAAVFPLKNPALISITGAFLAGWIGSLMKADPAAEARYAEQKVRNYLGVSVD; encoded by the coding sequence ATGGACACCTTCACCACGACGATCGGCGAGCCCAACCTCGTCAGCATCCTGTTCTTTTTCGTGTTCATTTCGGTGACCTTGGGCATTACCTACTACGCGGCCAAGCGCACCAAAACCACGGCCGAGTTCTACACCGCCGGCGGCGGCATTTCCGGGTTCCAGAACGGGCTGGCGCTTGCGGGCGACTACATGAGCGCGGCCTCGTTTCTGGGCATCGCCGGGCTCGTGTCGCTCAAGGGGTACGACGGCCTCATCTATTCCATCGGCTTCTTGGTGGGCTGGCCGCTCATCATGTTCCTCATCGCCGAACCCCTGCGCAACCTCGGCAAGTACACTTTTGCTGACGTGGTGGCCTACCGCCTGAGCCAGAAGCCCATCCGCATCGCGGCCTCGGTGGGCTCGCTGATGACCGTGTGTTTCTACCTCATCGCCCAGATGGTGGGCTCGGGCTCGCTCATCAAGATGATGTTCGGCCTGCCCTACGAAGTGGCCATCGTGTTCGTGGGCGCGGTGATGATCGCCTACGTGCTCTTCGGCGGGATGCTCGCCACCACATGGGTGCAAATCATCAAGGCCGTGCTGCTTCTTGGCGGGGCCACCGTGCTCGTGCTCATGGTGCTGGCCAAGTTCGGCATGAATCCGGTGAACCTCTTCGCCGCGGCCCAGGCCAAGTACGGCGCCCAGGTGCTGGCCCCTGGCGGGCTGGTGTCCAACCCGTGGGACGCCGTGTCCCTCGGCCTGGCCCTCATGTTCGGCACCGCGGGGCTGCCGCACATCCTCATGCGCTTCTACACCGTGCCCGACGCCAAGGCCGCACGCAAAAGCGTGTTCGTGGCCACCGGCTTCATCGCCTTCTTCTACATCCTCACCTTCATCATCGGCTTTGGAGCCATGGTGCTGGTGGGCCAGGACGTGATCTCCGGCGTGGACAAGGGCGGCAACATGGCGGCCCTGCTCTTGGCCGAGGTGAGCGGCGGCACCATGTTCCTCGGCTTCATCGCGGCCGTGGCCTTCGCCACGATCCTGGCCGTGGTGGCGGGCTTGACCCTGGCCGGGGCGACCACCCTTTCCCACGACCTGTACGTGAACGTGTTCCGCAGCGGGCGCGCCAACGAGCAGGAGGAGGTGCGCGTGGCCAAGGCGGCGACCCTGGGCCTTGGCGTTCTCGCGGTGGCCTTGGGCCTGGCCTTCAAGGGCCAGAACGTGGCCTTCATGGTTGGACTCGCCTTCGCCATCGCCGCCAGCGCCAACTTTCCGGCCCTGCTGCTGTCCATCACTTGGCGCAAGTTCAGCACTTTCGGCGCGGTGTGCTCCATCGTCACTGGAACCACGCTCGCCGTGGTGCTCATCATCTTCAGCCCCACCGTGTGGGTGGATATCCTCAAAAACCCGGCGGCCGTGTTCCCACTCAAGAATCCGGCCCTCATCTCCATCACCGGCGCCTTCCTGGCGGGCTGGATCGGCTCGCTCATGAAGGCTGACCCGGCGGCCGAAGCGCGCTATGCGGAACAAAAGGTGCGCAACTACCTCGGCGTGAGCGTGGACTAG
- a CDS encoding putative nucleotidyltransferase substrate binding domain-containing protein, whose protein sequence is MSQDAQHLPDPFLRLTAADVSCAAPVFVQADDSVADAARAMARAGATAALVRPHGRGDDDARPERLGILTERDVLARVVAAGLDPAATAVAQVMTSRLITVRPTDPLIEAFSRMLKGGVRRLVILDAAGAAAGILGEGDMLAARGESPLALAAEINAAEDEAALARAFLRLSRLAARSVAEGIDAQAVGRLISHMHDRIMTQAWDLALLETLPAHGPAPARHAVCVLGSQARREQYLATDQDLALVWERPEAAPEHAGAWFGDLGARLTRILLAVGFPPCPRRIMLDNPDWRRSVDSWLDLADGIAAKPEGEGVVTASLLADLRPLDAPALSDAKCCLPELGTALRRELDRRFRDSALLLKCMAREAVRFSPPLGLFRGFSPDKDGRLDLKRGGVFPVTQGAKALGLQHGLEQTGTLERLEALGRAGTLSRSLARGLCEGCALLQTLRMRAQAESLAQGETPGNTIRPDELGKIEAERLRAAFKLVGELQDLLSASFALHLMA, encoded by the coding sequence ATGAGCCAGGACGCCCAGCATCTGCCCGACCCCTTCCTGCGGCTTACCGCCGCCGATGTTTCCTGCGCCGCCCCGGTGTTCGTCCAGGCCGACGACAGCGTGGCCGACGCAGCCAGAGCCATGGCGCGCGCCGGGGCGACGGCCGCGCTGGTGCGGCCGCACGGGCGCGGGGACGACGACGCCCGTCCGGAACGCCTGGGCATCCTCACCGAGCGCGACGTGCTGGCCCGAGTCGTGGCCGCCGGGCTCGACCCCGCCGCGACCGCCGTGGCCCAGGTCATGACCTCGCGGCTCATCACCGTGCGGCCAACCGACCCGCTCATCGAGGCGTTTTCGCGGATGCTCAAGGGCGGGGTGCGCAGGCTGGTTATCCTGGACGCCGCAGGCGCGGCCGCGGGCATTCTGGGCGAAGGCGACATGCTCGCCGCACGCGGGGAAAGCCCCCTGGCACTGGCTGCGGAAATCAACGCCGCCGAAGATGAAGCGGCTCTGGCGAGGGCCTTTCTCCGGCTCTCGCGCCTGGCGGCCCGCTCCGTGGCCGAAGGCATCGACGCCCAGGCCGTGGGTCGGCTCATCAGCCACATGCACGACCGCATCATGACCCAGGCATGGGACTTGGCCCTGCTGGAAACACTGCCCGCGCACGGCCCGGCCCCGGCACGGCACGCCGTGTGCGTACTGGGCAGCCAGGCCCGGCGCGAGCAGTACCTCGCCACGGACCAGGACCTTGCCCTGGTCTGGGAGCGCCCGGAGGCGGCCCCGGAGCACGCTGGCGCGTGGTTCGGCGATCTTGGCGCCCGGCTTACGCGGATTCTGCTCGCCGTCGGCTTTCCGCCCTGCCCCCGGCGCATCATGCTGGACAATCCAGACTGGCGGCGCAGCGTCGATTCCTGGCTGGATCTCGCGGACGGCATCGCCGCCAAGCCCGAGGGCGAGGGCGTGGTCACGGCTTCGCTGCTGGCCGACCTGCGCCCCCTGGACGCGCCCGCGCTGTCAGATGCGAAGTGCTGCCTCCCGGAGCTGGGAACAGCGCTGCGCCGCGAGTTGGACCGCCGCTTCCGTGACAGCGCCCTGCTCCTCAAATGCATGGCCCGCGAGGCCGTGCGCTTCAGCCCGCCGCTGGGTCTGTTCCGGGGCTTCAGCCCGGACAAGGATGGCCGCCTGGACCTGAAGCGGGGCGGCGTGTTTCCCGTCACCCAGGGGGCCAAGGCCCTTGGCCTGCAGCACGGGCTGGAGCAGACCGGCACCTTGGAGCGCCTGGAGGCCCTCGGACGGGCCGGGACGCTTTCCCGATCCCTGGCGCGCGGGCTATGCGAAGGCTGCGCCCTGCTGCAAACCTTGCGGATGCGCGCGCAGGCCGAATCCCTGGCGCAAGGGGAGACGCCCGGCAATACCATTCGTCCTGATGAACTGGGAAAAATCGAAGCCGAACGCCTGCGGGCGGCCTTCAAGCTGGTGGGAGAGCTGCAAGACCTGCTCTCGGCCTCCTTCGCCCTGCACCTCATGGCCTGA
- a CDS encoding GGDEF domain-containing protein produces MDARKNLLPLRLKGLGVVGLLRLYSALLLLLPLLPQSIYWLSLYLGELPVNMGVLLLLCLVLAVCVSAWLGHAIARTILDPLRLLVQGAQKIQDGEYGHVIDPEATRDAPTEFKQLVRAFNRMSTTLLEHIETIQTTSRTDQLTGMFNRRHLMAEGYRILGVALRAGSPCSCLMLDIDHFKNVNDTHGHPVGDKFLIHIAGRIQATIRASDMAARYGGEEFVVIAPNASLSEASLMAERLREDVAANPLRLGNFVLDNTVSIGVAEYDPEPTFGSNLLEDMIEKADKALYRAKQCGRNRVETWPFPDSPDRCP; encoded by the coding sequence GTGGACGCGCGCAAGAATCTCCTGCCGCTGCGCCTGAAGGGCCTGGGAGTGGTCGGACTGTTGCGGCTGTACAGCGCGCTTTTGCTGCTGCTGCCGCTGCTGCCGCAGTCGATCTACTGGCTATCCCTGTATCTGGGCGAGCTTCCCGTCAACATGGGCGTGCTGCTGCTGCTCTGCCTGGTTCTGGCCGTCTGCGTCTCGGCCTGGCTTGGGCACGCCATCGCCCGCACCATCCTCGACCCCTTGCGCCTGCTGGTGCAGGGCGCGCAAAAAATACAGGACGGCGAATACGGCCACGTCATCGACCCGGAGGCCACGCGCGACGCCCCCACGGAGTTCAAGCAGCTGGTGCGCGCCTTCAACCGCATGTCCACAACGCTGCTCGAACACATCGAGACCATCCAGACCACCTCGCGCACGGACCAGCTCACCGGCATGTTCAACCGCCGCCACCTCATGGCCGAGGGGTACCGCATCCTCGGCGTGGCCCTGCGGGCGGGCAGCCCCTGCTCCTGCCTCATGCTCGACATCGACCACTTCAAGAACGTCAACGACACCCACGGCCACCCCGTGGGCGACAAGTTCCTCATCCACATCGCCGGACGCATCCAGGCCACCATCCGCGCCTCGGACATGGCCGCGCGCTACGGGGGCGAAGAGTTCGTGGTCATCGCCCCCAACGCCAGCCTGTCCGAAGCCTCGCTCATGGCCGAGCGCCTGCGCGAAGACGTGGCCGCCAATCCTTTGCGCCTGGGCAACTTCGTTCTGGACAACACGGTCAGCATCGGCGTGGCCGAATACGACCCCGAACCGACCTTCGGCTCCAATCTGCTGGAGGATATGATCGAAAAGGCCGACAAGGCCCTGTACCGCGCCAAGCAATGCGGCAGAAACCGCGTGGAGACTTGGCCCTTTCCCGACTCGCCCGACCGCTGCCCCTGA
- a CDS encoding YcaO-like family protein codes for MRYELRLMDTVSGVGCFAAHPGPNLSFNEMLDHLRAQPLDDFMHQHLLAKLGEHRTKKVEKLMDEACRDGVVTDPVLAALLYEACLGHERLAHLLPRMARCDAEALSAHTPALHLRSHILPDQPLHNAWTMLMQRNIVGHEPLPAPETLDLAEPYARESLPGPAITAAEIRARLAPGLPEPKPRRPAAETCAHALERLTAKNVFLGPEMAHKACLSPKALLRHWMVDVSIKSGRMAYTLSGLQTSYGRGLDLDSARASYAMEVAERVSSYASLGQRAISGLAFECPVTRGAQAELAGQNALDLSRLRLEAPYRGQTLHWMPAQERTATGIAPALIPVQLVYLFANLDEQSLVSALGSTGLASGNTLEEAKVHALCEVIERDAEAVTPFALSRCFRLEAADERVAKLLADIEACGMSVWFMDCTPEFGVPCYKAILTGRHGDVNKGMGAGLCGPRALVSALTEIPYPYPGPASAPAPEGLPVRRLEDLPDFSTGSAEGDLLVLEETLLANGLKPVYAELTRRDLGIPVVRALVPGLEMLGDFDRFSRLPPRLYANYLRHFGRS; via the coding sequence ATGCGCTATGAACTCCGCCTCATGGACACCGTCTCGGGCGTCGGCTGCTTTGCCGCGCACCCCGGCCCGAACCTCAGCTTCAACGAAATGCTGGACCACCTGCGGGCGCAGCCCCTGGATGACTTCATGCACCAGCACCTGCTCGCCAAGCTGGGCGAGCACCGCACCAAAAAGGTCGAAAAACTCATGGACGAGGCCTGCCGGGACGGCGTGGTTACGGACCCGGTGCTGGCGGCGCTTCTGTACGAGGCCTGCCTGGGGCACGAGCGCTTGGCCCACCTGCTGCCGCGCATGGCGCGGTGCGACGCGGAGGCGCTCTCCGCCCACACTCCGGCCCTGCACCTGCGCTCCCATATTCTGCCCGACCAGCCCCTGCACAACGCGTGGACCATGCTCATGCAGCGCAACATCGTGGGGCACGAGCCCCTGCCCGCGCCGGAGACCCTGGACCTGGCCGAACCCTATGCGCGCGAGTCCCTGCCCGGACCCGCCATCACCGCCGCCGAAATCCGCGCCCGCCTGGCCCCTGGCCTGCCAGAGCCCAAGCCCCGCCGCCCGGCCGCCGAGACCTGCGCCCACGCCCTGGAGCGGCTGACGGCCAAGAACGTCTTCCTGGGGCCGGAGATGGCGCACAAGGCTTGCCTGAGCCCCAAGGCACTGTTGCGGCACTGGATGGTGGACGTGTCGATCAAGAGCGGCCGCATGGCCTACACCCTCTCGGGGCTGCAAACCAGCTACGGCCGGGGGCTTGACCTGGACTCCGCGCGCGCATCCTATGCCATGGAGGTGGCCGAGCGCGTGTCCTCTTACGCCAGCCTGGGCCAACGCGCCATTAGCGGCTTGGCCTTCGAGTGCCCCGTGACGCGCGGCGCCCAGGCGGAACTGGCCGGCCAGAACGCCCTTGACCTTTCGCGCCTGCGGCTGGAGGCCCCCTACCGAGGCCAAACGCTTCATTGGATGCCCGCGCAGGAGCGCACGGCAACCGGAATCGCGCCTGCGCTGATCCCGGTGCAACTGGTATACCTCTTCGCCAACCTGGACGAGCAGAGCCTGGTCAGCGCCCTGGGATCCACTGGGCTGGCTTCGGGCAACACGCTGGAGGAAGCCAAAGTCCACGCCCTGTGCGAAGTCATTGAGCGCGACGCCGAGGCGGTGACGCCCTTCGCCCTGTCGCGCTGCTTCCGCCTGGAGGCCGCTGACGAGCGCGTGGCCAAGCTTTTGGCCGATATCGAGGCCTGCGGCATGAGCGTGTGGTTCATGGACTGCACGCCAGAATTCGGGGTGCCCTGCTACAAGGCCATCCTCACCGGTCGCCACGGCGACGTGAACAAGGGCATGGGCGCCGGACTCTGCGGGCCGCGCGCGCTGGTTTCGGCGCTCACCGAAATTCCCTACCCGTACCCCGGCCCGGCCTCCGCCCCCGCTCCGGAGGGGCTGCCCGTGCGCAGGCTGGAGGATTTGCCCGATTTTTCCACCGGCAGCGCCGAGGGCGATCTGCTGGTGCTGGAGGAAACCCTGCTGGCCAACGGCCTCAAGCCCGTGTACGCGGAGCTCACCCGGCGCGACCTGGGCATTCCGGTTGTGCGGGCCCTGGTGCCTGGGCTGGAGATGCTGGGCGACTTCGACCGCTTCTCGCGCCTGCCGCCCCGGCTGTACGCCAACTATCTGCGTCATTTCGGGCGCTCGTAG
- a CDS encoding type IIL restriction-modification enzyme MmeI, translated as MKRLDLYKRGCFVLESKQGQEVALKTSLTLPLQGLTKSSAVKRGSRAWEDLMARAKRQAEGYVRALPANEGRPPFIVVADVGCCFDIYAEFFCTGGVYIPFPDQARSRITLEGLAKPEVQAFFQALWADPLSLDPSRRAARVTTEIAGYLAALAKSLEADDHDPAKVGSSLLHFLERVEQNWSKTAMKKDGGPPVVL; from the coding sequence ATGAAGCGCCTGGACCTGTACAAGCGCGGCTGCTTCGTGCTGGAGTCCAAGCAAGGCCAGGAAGTCGCCCTCAAGACCTCGCTTACGCTGCCCCTTCAGGGCCTCACCAAGTCCAGCGCGGTCAAACGCGGCTCCCGCGCCTGGGAAGACCTTATGGCCCGCGCCAAGCGCCAGGCCGAAGGCTACGTGCGCGCTCTGCCCGCGAATGAGGGCCGCCCGCCCTTCATCGTCGTGGCGGACGTGGGCTGCTGCTTCGACATCTACGCCGAATTCTTCTGCACGGGTGGCGTGTACATTCCTTTCCCAGATCAGGCGCGCAGCCGGATCACGCTTGAAGGCCTGGCCAAGCCGGAGGTGCAAGCCTTCTTTCAGGCCCTTTGGGCAGACCCGCTTTCGCTCGACCCCTCGCGCCGCGCCGCCCGCGTCACCACAGAGATAGCAGGCTACCTTGCCGCCCTGGCCAAGAGCCTGGAGGCGGACGACCACGACCCGGCCAAGGTTGGCTCCTCCTTGCTCCACTTCTTGGAGCGAGTGGAGCAAAATTGGAGCAAGACGGCAATGAAAAAGGACGGCGGTCCTCCCGTCGTCCTTTAA
- a CDS encoding Crp/Fnr family transcriptional regulator, with the protein MIAINGGIIMGKNGGHGRTTVSADELEAIPLFASLSEAQRERIAQEASVESIAVGGLYFSERTASTGFHILLSGRVKLFKVAEDGKEQTIYIFGPGEPFCLCSEFSDGQLPANLTALESSRVLVLAPQPFERLSQKDPAILLALLRIVSRRLKEAMEMIDALSLKQIPSRIAAYLLTHAQGESIRLGITHREFSKIIGVTPEALSRTLTKMTKSGLIKQGDGEIRIIERRLLEDCRDGSCAVVTKE; encoded by the coding sequence TTGATCGCGATCAACGGAGGGATAATAATGGGAAAAAATGGAGGACACGGTCGAACCACGGTATCGGCCGACGAATTGGAGGCCATTCCGCTTTTCGCATCGCTTAGCGAAGCCCAACGGGAGCGCATCGCTCAAGAGGCGTCCGTGGAGTCCATTGCGGTCGGGGGCCTATATTTCAGCGAACGAACAGCCTCAACCGGATTCCATATCCTTCTTTCGGGAAGGGTGAAGCTTTTCAAGGTTGCGGAGGACGGCAAGGAGCAAACCATCTACATCTTCGGGCCTGGGGAGCCGTTTTGCCTGTGCTCGGAATTTTCCGACGGCCAGCTTCCAGCCAATTTGACGGCTCTTGAATCAAGCCGGGTGCTTGTCCTGGCGCCGCAACCGTTCGAACGGCTGTCTCAAAAAGACCCGGCCATACTGCTTGCCCTGTTGAGGATTGTGTCGAGACGACTCAAGGAAGCCATGGAGATGATCGACGCGCTATCCCTGAAACAAATCCCGTCCCGCATTGCCGCCTACCTTCTCACGCACGCGCAGGGCGAATCGATCCGTCTCGGAATTACGCACCGCGAATTTTCCAAGATCATAGGCGTCACCCCGGAAGCCCTTTCGCGGACGCTGACGAAGATGACGAAAAGTGGGCTGATCAAACAGGGCGATGGCGAAATCCGTATTATAGAGAGACGACTTCTTGAAGATTGTCGGGACGGATCATGCGCAGTTGTCACCAAGGAATGA
- a CDS encoding arsenic resistance protein: protein MTRLLQKITKNLILAIPATMLLGFLFGLTADVHWLRNLIIPFTFLMVYPMMVTLKVQQVFQGGDTKAQVLAQTVNFVVIPFLAWAIGQVFFEHRPFMALGLLLAGLLPTSGMTISWTGFAKGNVAAAVKMTVVGLVVGSLATPIYVQALMGTAIEVNVAAVFKQICVIVFLPMALGYATQRMLVKRYGQETFQTQFGPRFPPLSTLGVLGVVFVALALKARTIMNSPEVLLAILAPLALLYAINFTLSTIVGKRFLSRNDAIAMVYGSVMRNLSIALAIAMNAFGEQGADAALVVAAAYIIQVQSAAWYVRLTGRLFGVSSEKSVTA from the coding sequence ATGACGCGCTTACTGCAAAAAATTACCAAAAATCTCATTCTGGCCATCCCGGCCACAATGCTGTTGGGTTTTCTTTTCGGTCTCACCGCCGATGTCCATTGGTTGCGTAATCTGATTATCCCGTTCACGTTTCTCATGGTGTATCCCATGATGGTGACGCTCAAGGTGCAACAGGTTTTCCAGGGAGGCGACACCAAGGCGCAGGTCCTTGCCCAGACCGTGAACTTTGTCGTCATCCCCTTTCTTGCCTGGGCCATCGGCCAGGTGTTTTTCGAGCACAGGCCTTTTATGGCGCTTGGCCTGCTGCTGGCTGGGCTCTTGCCAACCAGCGGCATGACCATTTCATGGACGGGATTTGCCAAGGGAAATGTCGCAGCCGCTGTAAAGATGACGGTTGTCGGCCTTGTCGTGGGCTCGCTGGCGACGCCGATTTATGTCCAAGCGCTGATGGGGACGGCCATTGAGGTTAATGTCGCGGCGGTTTTCAAGCAGATATGCGTCATTGTCTTCCTTCCCATGGCTTTGGGGTATGCGACCCAGCGTATGCTGGTAAAGAGGTATGGCCAGGAAACATTTCAGACACAATTCGGTCCGCGTTTTCCTCCGCTTTCCACGCTTGGCGTCCTTGGCGTCGTATTTGTGGCCTTGGCGCTCAAGGCCAGGACAATTATGAACTCTCCGGAAGTGTTGCTGGCCATTCTCGCGCCATTGGCGCTCCTGTACGCCATCAATTTCACCTTGAGCACAATTGTGGGCAAGAGATTCCTGTCTCGGAACGACGCCATCGCCATGGTTTACGGTTCCGTTATGCGCAACCTCTCCATCGCGTTGGCCATCGCCATGAATGCATTTGGAGAGCAGGGAGCTGACGCTGCGCTCGTTGTGGCTGCGGCCTACATCATCCAGGTGCAGTCTGCGGCTTGGTATGTACGTTTGACCGGTCGCCTGTTCGGCGTGTCCTCCGAAAAGTCTGTGACCGCCTGA
- a CDS encoding universal stress protein, which yields MLPQYRKILYATDLSATARQALRHVAALEERFDAVVTVLHVLPDPLELFSEQAGIDLEQAFGEDGAHWISQGEYVNVDKAMRQRLEAMAAEDFSSERSARHFAEAEIKIITGNPAEQILQEAEKGGYDLLVMGTHGHGRLLGLVLGSVAQQTIKNTKIPVLVVPLPELP from the coding sequence ATGCTGCCGCAATACAGAAAAATATTATACGCGACGGATTTGTCCGCAACGGCTCGTCAGGCGTTGCGCCATGTGGCTGCGTTAGAAGAGCGTTTTGACGCCGTCGTGACCGTGTTGCATGTCCTCCCTGACCCGCTGGAACTATTCAGCGAGCAGGCGGGGATAGACCTTGAGCAGGCCTTTGGCGAGGACGGCGCTCATTGGATCAGCCAAGGAGAGTACGTCAACGTAGACAAGGCCATGCGGCAGCGGCTGGAGGCGATGGCCGCCGAAGATTTTTCATCCGAGCGCTCGGCGCGCCATTTTGCCGAAGCCGAAATCAAGATCATCACCGGGAACCCGGCGGAGCAGATTCTCCAAGAAGCTGAGAAGGGCGGATACGACCTCCTCGTCATGGGAACGCATGGCCATGGCCGACTGCTCGGCCTAGTGCTTGGCAGCGTCGCCCAACAGACGATCAAGAACACGAAGATCCCGGTACTCGTGGTCCCTTTGCCTGAGTTACCGTAG
- a CDS encoding AbrB family transcriptional regulator: MSDISAAIQWAALVILSVLLAAALEWASFPAAMLLGPMLAGVAFALRGASLSVPRQAFIGAQAVIGCLVALTFSPATLVALARDWPLMLLVIALVIVFGAAVGMALMRFGSLPGNTAAWGTSPGGAAAMTAMAESFGADIRMVAFMQYLRVFIVILTASAVSWLLLGHAAAPPARSWSPGFDAPLLPLAQTLALVGAGVLAARCRRMPAGALLVPMLAGAGLNSQGIISITLPPWLLWCAYASLGWYIGLKFTRQTVAYALRAVPQLLLATFSLMALCGGAAWMLHAWAGVDALSAYLATSPGGLDSVAVIAVGSGCDVGFVLALQTLRLFAVVLAGPLVARLVCRVNGRSARGMVQAARQ; the protein is encoded by the coding sequence ATGTCCGATATCTCCGCGGCCATACAATGGGCCGCTCTTGTCATTCTTTCCGTTCTGCTTGCGGCCGCGCTTGAGTGGGCCTCGTTTCCTGCGGCCATGCTCCTGGGCCCCATGCTGGCGGGCGTGGCCTTCGCCTTGCGCGGGGCCAGCCTTTCCGTGCCCCGCCAGGCCTTCATCGGCGCCCAGGCCGTGATCGGCTGCCTGGTGGCGCTGACCTTTTCCCCCGCCACCCTGGTGGCCCTTGCGCGGGATTGGCCGCTGATGCTGCTCGTCATCGCGCTGGTGATCGTTTTCGGGGCGGCGGTGGGCATGGCGCTCATGCGGTTCGGCAGCTTGCCGGGGAACACCGCGGCCTGGGGAACCTCGCCCGGCGGCGCGGCCGCCATGACCGCCATGGCCGAGTCTTTTGGCGCGGACATCCGCATGGTGGCCTTCATGCAGTACCTGCGCGTGTTCATCGTCATTCTTACCGCATCGGCGGTGTCCTGGCTGTTGCTCGGCCACGCGGCCGCGCCGCCCGCGCGTTCCTGGTCGCCGGGGTTCGACGCCCCGCTGCTTCCGCTTGCCCAGACCCTGGCCCTGGTGGGGGCGGGTGTGCTGGCGGCGCGTTGCAGGCGCATGCCCGCCGGGGCGCTTTTGGTGCCCATGCTGGCCGGGGCGGGTCTCAACTCCCAGGGGATCATAAGCATCACGCTGCCGCCGTGGCTGTTGTGGTGCGCCTACGCAAGCCTCGGCTGGTACATCGGCCTCAAGTTCACGCGGCAGACCGTGGCCTACGCCCTGCGCGCCGTGCCCCAACTGTTGTTGGCCACCTTCAGTCTCATGGCCCTGTGCGGCGGTGCGGCATGGATGCTCCACGCCTGGGCCGGGGTGGACGCGTTGAGCGCATATCTGGCCACCAGCCCGGGGGGGCTGGACTCCGTGGCGGTCATCGCCGTGGGCAGCGGCTGCGACGTTGGGTTCGTGTTGGCCCTGCAAACCCTGCGACTGTTCGCAGTGGTGCTTGCCGGACCGCTTGTGGCGCGCTTGGTGTGCCGCGTCAACGGCCGCAGCGCGCGCGGCATGGTCCAGGCGGCAAGGCAATGA
- a CDS encoding winged helix-turn-helix transcriptional regulator has protein sequence MTGQCATKQLQGRTYRCYFELALSVMGGKWKPIVLYHLGQEGVRRYSELKRQLPEVTDRMLTRQLRELEADGLVLREVFRQVPPRVEYSLTPQGLGLFPILLAMRDWGAGYEAAMGGASVVSAGEPEGEVPASLHPRYQGRAFQGE, from the coding sequence ATGACGGGCCAGTGCGCCACAAAGCAACTGCAAGGCCGGACGTACCGGTGTTATTTCGAACTGGCTCTTTCGGTCATGGGCGGCAAGTGGAAGCCCATCGTGCTGTACCATCTGGGCCAGGAGGGGGTGCGGCGCTACAGCGAGCTTAAGCGCCAACTGCCCGAGGTCACCGACCGGATGCTGACCCGACAATTGCGAGAACTGGAGGCCGACGGACTGGTCCTGCGCGAGGTGTTCCGGCAGGTGCCGCCCAGGGTGGAGTACAGCCTGACGCCGCAAGGCCTTGGCCTGTTCCCCATCCTGCTGGCCATGCGGGACTGGGGCGCGGGGTATGAAGCGGCCATGGGCGGGGCCAGCGTGGTCTCCGCTGGAGAACCCGAGGGCGAGGTGCCGGCCAGCCTGCATCCTCGCTACCAGGGTCGGGCGTTCCAGGGGGAGTGA